A genomic window from Lycium barbarum isolate Lr01 chromosome 4, ASM1917538v2, whole genome shotgun sequence includes:
- the LOC132638783 gene encoding uncharacterized protein LOC132638783, translated as MEIELSVPQLVVKKLWNIVRIVFYMLRKGMSKSIHIALQDMLKRGKIAGKAISNIMLHPHYSSSSFTCKSNNDVAMSFVTRREYEFSCSNSPAFPLYFANKRRRNHRYKSEEIAVMQKVFEMLNTTTNTTNYDAAVASPLALPGFGKTPNVRQLRVTDSPFPLKDSEENNNSQVDKDAEEFIKNFYKDLKQQKKIAALESPSPYHVCAR; from the coding sequence ATGGAAATTGAGTTGAGTGTACCTCAATTAGTGGTAAAAAAATTATGGAACATAGTGAGAATTGTGTTCTATATGTTGAGGAAAGGAATGTCAAAGAGCATACATATTGCTCTTCAAGACATGTTAAAAAGAGGAAAAATTGCTGGAAAGGCCATTAGCAACATCATGTTACACCCTCACTATTCATCATCTTCCTTCACATGTAAATCTAACAACGATGTTGCCATGTCATTTGTCACACGTCGTGAATATGAGTTCAGTTGTAGCAATAGCCCTGCTTTTCCTCTGTATTTTGCCAACAAACGTAGAAGAAATCATAGGTACAAATCAGAGGAAATTGCCGTTATGCAAAAAGTATTTGAGATGTTAAATACTACTACTAATACTACAAATTATGATGCTGCTGTTGCCTCACCTTTGGCATTGCCTGGATTTGGAAAAACTCCAAATGTTAGACAATTAAGAGTGACTGATTCACCATTTCCTTTAAAAGATTCAGAGGAGAATAATAATTCACAAGTTGATAAGGATGCTGAAGAGTTTATTAAGAATTTTTACAAGGATTTAAAGCAACAAAAGAAGATAGCAGCTCTTGAATCTCCATCTCCTTATCATGTTTGTGCTAGATGA
- the LOC132638782 gene encoding uncharacterized protein LOC132638782, with amino-acid sequence MEIESSAPQLVAKKLWNIVRIVFYMLRKAMSKSIHIALQDMLKRGKIAGKAISNIMLHPHYSSSSFTCKSNNDVAMSFVTRREYEFSCSNSPAFPLYFANKRRRNHRYKSEEIAVMQKVFEMLNTTTNTANYDAAVASPLALPGFGKTPNVRQLRVTDSPFPLKDSEENDNSQVDKDAEEFIKKFYKDLKQQKRISALESPSPYHVCAR; translated from the coding sequence ATGGAAATTGAGTCGAGTGCACCTCAATTAGTGGCAAAAAAACTATGGAACATAGTGAGAATTGTGTTCTACATGTTGAGGAAAGCCATGTCAAAGAGCATACATATTGCTCTTCAAGACATGTTAAAAAGAGGAAAAATCGCTGGTAAGGCCATTAGCAACATCATGTTACACCCTCACTATTCATCATCTTCCTTCACATGTAAATCTAACAACGATGTTGCCATGTCATTTGTCACACGTCGTGAATATGAGTTCAGTTGTAGCAATAGCCCTGCTTTTCCTCTGTATTTTGCCAACAAACGTAGAAGAAATCATAGGTACAAATCAGAGGAAATCGCCGTTATGCAAAAAGTATTTGAGATGTTAAATACTACTACAAATACTGCAAATTATGATGCTGCTGTTGCCTCACCTTTGGCATTGCCTGGATTTGGAAAAACTCCAAATGTTAGACAATTAAGAGTGACTGATTCACCATTTCCTTTAAAAGATTCAGAGGAAAATGATAATTCACAAGTTGATAAAGATGCTGAGGAGTTTATTAAGAAGTTTTATAAGGATTTAAAGCAACAGAAGAGGATATCAGCTCTTGAATCTCCATCTCCATATCATGTTTGTGCTAGATGA